From a single Pseudophryne corroboree isolate aPseCor3 chromosome 6, aPseCor3.hap2, whole genome shotgun sequence genomic region:
- the SLC25A18 gene encoding mitochondrial glutamate carrier 2, with translation MAEKISLPAKLINGGIAGLVGVTCVFPIDLAKTRLQNQQGHGVYRGMFDCLVKTIRSEGFFGMYRGAAVNLTLVTPEKAIKLAANDFFRNRLSQEGKQLTLVREMLAGCGAGTCQVIVTSPMEMLKIQLQDAGRLATQRVVSGDGPASAPHPPTTAPQKPSALRITRDLLRTQGISGVYKGLGATLLRDVPFSIIYFPLFANVNKLGQKSSQDKAPFYHSFFAGCFAGSVAAVAVTPLDVLKTRIQTLKKGVGEDTYNGIIDCARKIWKNEGPSAFMKGAVCRALVIAPLFGIAQVVYFIGIGEYILGYAR, from the exons ATGGCTGAGAAGATCAG CTTGCCGGCTAAACTGATAAATGGCGGCATTGCCGGACTGGTGGGTGTCACCTGCGTATTTCCCATAGATCTCGCCAAGACCCGACTACAGAACCAGCAGGGACATGGGGTCTACAGGGGGAT GTTCGACTGCCTGGTGAAGACCATCCGCTCGGAAGGGTTCTTTGGAATGTACAGAG GAGCCGCGGTCAATCTCACGCTGGTCACGCCGGAGAAGGCCATCAAGCTGGCGGCCAATGACTTCTTCAGAAACCGGTTATCCCAAGAAGG GAAGCAGCTGACGCTGGTCAGGGAGATGTTGGCGGGATGCGGAGCGGGTACCTGTCAGGTCATTGTGACGTCGCCTATGGAGATGCTGAAGATCCAGCTGCAGGACGCAGGACGCCTGG CAACACAGAGAGTTGTATCTGGGGATGGGCCGGCATCTGCTCCCCACCCTCCCACCACCGCCCCCCAGAAACCCTCCGCCCTCCGGATCACAAGGGACCTCCTGCGCACACAAGGCATCTCAGGAGTGTATAAGGGGCTGGGGGCCACACTACTCAG GGATGTCCCATTCTCCATCATCTACTTCCCTCTCTTTGCCAACGTCAACAAACTtgggcagaagtcctcccaggataAGGCTCCATTTTACCATTCCTTCTTTGCCGGATGCTTCGCCGGCTCGGTAGCCGCGGTGGCAGTGACGCCGCTGGATG TTCTGAAGACCCGGATTCAGACCCTGAAGAAGGGAGTCGGTGAAGACACTTACAACGGAATTATCGATTGTGCCAG GAAGATTTGGAAAAACGAGGGTCCCTCTGCCTTCATGAAGGGGGCGGTATGCAGGGCTCTGGTCATCGCCCCTCTTTTCGGGATAGCCCAAGTGGTGTATTTTATCGGGATCGGAGAATATATCCTGGGATATGCCAGATAA